The stretch of DNA AACAATTACAGGCGATATACCATAAGACTTTGCAAAATTAGTTGCCGCTATGATTTCTTTGGCCGAATTAGCTGAAATAAATAATCTCTTTGATCCAGTGAACAATCCTCGCATCGACTCAAATTTTGGATTCTTAACTGAATAAGATGCTACTTCTGCATAAGCTTTTGCCTGCTTGAAATAAGAGTTAAGCAACTGCAGATTCTTCTCCCTTTGTTCTTTCTGTTGCTCTGCCGGCGGTGCAAACGGACTATTAAAATTAGTCATCGACGGCCAGTTAAGATGCACTACATTATCGGCAGCATAGGCTGCATCTTCCCAGTTCCAGGCATCCAATTGTACAACAGAAGAGGTTCCACTAATTAAGCCTCCCTGAGGTACAACTTGGGCAAGTAAAACTCCGTTTGATCGTACCGTTGCAGGAACGTCAGAATCTGTATTATAAGAAACTAATGAACGCACGTTTGGATTAATATTGCCCACTTCTGCATCATCATTTGTGGAGCGAACGGCTTCTACTTCCACCAAACCAAGCGTAGTATTAGGTGCTATAATCCCAGGGTAAACGTGTTTTCCACCGGCATTAATTACCGTTGCATTAGTTAAGTCGAACTTTACAGTAGTTGCATCAGCTACTATAGTCAGCTTTCCTTTATCGAACACAATCAGCGAATTATTGATAACTGTTCCATTGCCAATATGGGCAATTGCTCCCATTATTGCCACGGGCTTGCTTTGGGCTGGTGCCGGAGTTGGCGTTTGGGCATTAACAACGCCAATAAGCGCTATCGATGATATTATTGATAGAAATACTTTTTTCATGTTAATTAATGTTGATTTTCCGAGTGGTCTAAACGATACTGGAAGTTATATTCTGCATCACCTTCATTTCCTCCAAAATGATAGTCAGAATCACAGTGATAATCGAATGCAATTTCGCTTGAAGGCTTTTGTGTCTTTGCTCCCTTAGATTTTGCTTCAATCATTTTTTGGATAAGGCGAGCCCGTTCTGTTTTTACTTCCTGTTGCATTTGCTTATCCTTCTCGATATCGAAATAGGCAATTCCATCCACAAATGTTTTTTCAGCTTTTGCATAAATAGAAAGTGGATGATTACTCCACAACACTAAGTCGGCATCTTTTCCAACTTTAACACTGCCTACTTCATTATCAACATGAAGCATTTTTGCCGGGTTAAGTGTCACAAACATCAGCGCTTCTTCTTCAGAAACATTTCCATATTTAACCGCTTTTGCTGCTTCCTGGTTTAAGCGACGCGCCATTTCTGCATCATCTGAATTAAATGCAGTTAACAGACCCACATTATGCATAATTGCCCCATTATAAGGAAT from Solitalea canadensis DSM 3403 encodes:
- a CDS encoding amidohydrolase family protein gives rise to the protein MKKVFLSIISSIALIGVVNAQTPTPAPAQSKPVAIMGAIAHIGNGTVINNSLIVFDKGKLTIVADATTVKFDLTNATVINAGGKHVYPGIIAPNTTLGLVEVEAVRSTNDDAEVGNINPNVRSLVSYNTDSDVPATVRSNGVLLAQVVPQGGLISGTSSVVQLDAWNWEDAAYAADNVVHLNWPSMTNFNSPFAPPAEQQKEQREKNLQLLNSYFKQAKAYAEVASYSVKNPKFESMRGLFTGSKRLFISANSAKEIIAATNFAKSYGISPVIVGASDAYLLLSFLKENDVQVLVQRVHSLPGREDNDVDQPYKLAKQLDEAGILYGLSMDGFWQQRNLPFMAGTTVAYGVDREKALSSVTLNTARILGIDKSTGSLEVGKDANLLITSGDLLDMKESVTDEAYIQGRKINLTNKQKQLMQKFADKYSLK